Proteins encoded within one genomic window of Streptomyces profundus:
- the thiO gene encoding glycine oxidase ThiO, producing the protein MNTVVVGAGVIGLATAWEALRRGLTVTVLDPAPASKASHVSAGMLPAVNEQLYDQPELLRLCLDSRARYPSFVAALEEFAPAGFRRDGVLDAAFDEEGLRALARQRAFQEAHGIRTERLSPEDCAKLQPAFAPTVGGLFSPDEGAVDPRALTSALLTAVEALGGTVLHRAVARVDDHAVVLDDTSRVPFDRLVLAAGCWTHRIAGLPAGAVPEIRPVKGEILRLHSDPPLLDVTARALVRGSSLYLVPRLDGELVVGATYQERGYDETVTADATRSLLTRAAEVIPGVGALRFAEVSAGLRPGSPDDLPLIGPTAVPDVYLAAGHFRMGVQLAPVTAAAVVAHLTDTAPPEAAAPFTPRRLA; encoded by the coding sequence ATGAACACCGTCGTCGTGGGTGCGGGCGTCATCGGCCTGGCCACCGCCTGGGAGGCGCTCCGCCGGGGGCTCACCGTCACGGTGCTCGACCCGGCCCCGGCCAGCAAGGCGTCCCACGTCTCCGCCGGCATGCTGCCGGCCGTCAACGAACAGCTCTACGACCAGCCGGAGTTACTGCGTCTCTGCCTGGACTCCCGAGCCCGCTACCCGTCCTTCGTCGCCGCGTTGGAGGAGTTCGCCCCCGCCGGCTTCCGGCGCGACGGGGTGCTCGACGCCGCCTTCGACGAGGAGGGGCTGCGCGCCCTCGCGCGGCAGCGGGCGTTCCAGGAGGCCCACGGCATCCGCACCGAACGCCTCTCGCCCGAGGACTGCGCCAAGCTGCAACCCGCGTTCGCCCCCACCGTCGGCGGCCTCTTCTCGCCGGACGAGGGCGCCGTCGACCCCCGGGCCCTCACCTCGGCGCTGCTCACCGCCGTTGAGGCGCTGGGCGGCACCGTGCTCCACCGGGCCGTGGCCCGGGTCGACGACCACGCCGTCGTCCTCGACGACACCAGCCGAGTCCCCTTCGACCGGCTGGTGTTGGCCGCCGGCTGCTGGACCCACCGGATCGCCGGGCTGCCCGCCGGCGCGGTGCCCGAGATCCGCCCGGTCAAGGGCGAGATCCTGCGCCTGCACTCCGACCCGCCGCTCCTCGACGTCACCGCCCGCGCCCTCGTCCGGGGCTCCTCCCTCTATCTGGTGCCCCGCCTCGACGGGGAGCTCGTCGTCGGCGCCACCTACCAGGAGCGCGGCTACGACGAGACCGTCACCGCCGACGCCACGCGGAGCCTGCTGACCCGGGCCGCCGAGGTCATCCCCGGCGTCGGGGCCCTCCGCTTCGCCGAGGTCAGCGCCGGGCTGCGGCCCGGCTCGCCCGACGACCTGCCGCTCATCGGGCCCACCGCCGTGCCCGACGTGTATCTGGCCGCCGGCCACTTCCGGATGGGCGTCCAACTGGCCCCCGTCACCGCCGCGGCCGTCGTCGCCCACCTCACCGACACCGCCCCGCCCGAGGCGGCGGCGCCCTTCACCCCCCGCCGCCTGGCCTGA